The Enterobacter huaxiensis sequence AACACGACATCAAATTTGCCGCTGCGCTCAGCCTGCTCAATAGCCTTATCCAGCAGCCGGGCGCGACGCGGGATCTCCGTAAGCTTCCGCCACGGCTTACTGCACGTATCCTGTATAACCTGAAAATCGATGCCGTCCGGAATGGCGTAGTCGCACACTTTCCGCAGGGAGAAGAGGGAAACCTGGTGCCCCATTTCTGTCAATCCGCCGGAGAGTGTAAGAACCGTTTTTTCAGCTCCGCCACCGGGTAAACCATCAATAATCATTAGGATGCGCATTTTTAATCCAGTAATTTTTGATAAAGCGAAATAAGCTGACTTGATAGTTTTTCGGGGGTCGCTTCTTTCACGCGTTCACGTGCCGCTAGCCCCATATTGTTGTTCTTTTCCAGAGAAGGAATGGCTGCTATCGCCTCCTTCAATGTGCTGATATCAAGTGCATCACAGTAAAATCCGTTCTTGCCTTGCTCTATAAATTCGGCTCCGCCGCAACTCGTTGAAGTAATGACGGGTAAACCGCAGGCCATTGCTTCAAGAATAACGTTAGGAAAGGGATCATACAGTGTGGGCAGCAGTAAACCATCGGATAGCTGGTAAAATGGCAGCGTCTCTTTTTGCATCCCCAGGAAGCGAATTTGCCCCTCGCAGCCTAGCGATCGGGCGAGAGCACGGTAACGATTTTCCGCCTTATCCTGCCCAACCACAATCAACAATGCCTCTGTTCCCGCGATAGCCTGTATCGCACTGGCCAATCCCTTTCGTTCAAATCCTGACCCGACGAAGCAGAACACAATGGCATCGGCTGGCAGCCCAAACTGCTGACGCAAAGCAGCGCGTTGTGCTTCCTGAGCCGGAACGAAGCGGCTGCAATCAATTGAATTATAAATCACATGTATCTTTTTTGCGTCAATATCAAAGTCTTCGATGATTTCTCGTTTGATCATCTCTGCGTTACAGATAACGGCTTTTAGCTCTGGCGCCTGGTACATGTCACGTTCGGCGTGCATCACGTAGCGGTGATAGCGATCGTGCATGAGCATCTGCGCACGCCACGCGGGCAGGATGCGCGCGCGCTGCAGCAGCCAGCGTTGGTGAACGCCGTCTCCTGCACGGTAAATATCACACCCTGGGATGCGCTCGTGACTCTGCACAATATCAAATTGCTGCTGATGCCAGAGGGCGCGTGCGGCATGCGCAAACCCGCGCTCGCGGCTGATGCGGCCCCATTTGCGCGGATCGCAAATGTGGATATGCCAGTCGTCCTGTTTCTCCCCCTGCCACTCGCGCGTTATGACGTTGAGCTCAAGGTTTTGATTACTCAGCGCGGTGAGCGCTCGGGAGACGAAGCGTTCCGCTCCGCCATCTGGACGATATTTTTGACGAACGATGGCCAGGCGATGTTTTTTCATTACAGGTATCTCCTTGCCGCGGAGACGACAGCATCAACGGGAATGGCATTGAGGTAGCGTTCTTTCGTGTTGGTATCAATAGCGTCCGGGTCGGGTAGCGGGCCGTAGTCACCTGCCCAGATGACTTCACCGTTCACCTGCCATGGAGACCAGAACGTCAGTTTGGAGGGACCAAACAGCGCCACGCAGGGCGTCTGAAGCGCGGCGGCCATATGCATTGGAACGGAATCGACGCCGATAAACAGGCATGCGCGATCGATAAGCGATGCCAGCTGGCGAAGCGTCAGCTGGCCGGCCAGCGAAACGACCCCCGTTTTGGGCGAGGCAGCAAGAATGCGATCGATCATCGCCATCTCTTTTTTGTCCGGGCCTGCGGTAAGAACGATGGTGTGGCCCTCTTGCTGAAGGGTCGTAATGGTCTGTGCCATCTTTCCTTCATCCCAGCATTTAAAGAACCAGCGCGACGTGGGTTGTATAACGATGTAGCGCTCTCCCACGCCATGCTGCGTCAGCTTTTGCCGGGCGTATTGCCAGTCATCTGCAGTGTAAGCCATGGTAACGTCCGGTTTGGCGGCAACCGGTAACGACGACAGTATTGAAAGATTTTGTTCTACGGTGTGCAGAGAGGCGTGATTTTCAACAGAAACCAAATCGGTATGACAAAAACGCCAGAATGCATTGTCACGCTTGTTGAAGGCAAACCCAAGGCGAACTGGCGCACCTGTGAATCGCGTGACGATGGCGCTACGCCACTGGTCGGCAAGGTTAATCACCAGGTGATAACGTTGTGCTCTTAACGTGCTGAGCAGCTGCCACTCTTTTTGTAGATGCCCGAGCGTGCCCAGCTGCTTCCATTTACGATCGATCCCATAAATTGTGCCGATCGCCGGATGCGCGGCGAGCATATCGCGCGTCTCTTCATAAAGCAGCACGTCGATTTTTGCCTCAGGCCATTTTTGGCGCAGCGAATCGATGACGGGTGTGGTGAGTAACATGTCACCATGATGGCGAAGTTTAATCAGTAAAATGCGCAAATCAGGCGTGTCAGGTAAGTTATTCATCATCATCTTATCGGCGTTGTACTGTTGGCAATTCTAATAGACCTGATAGCGACTTGCACTCTTTCTCCATAATGTCAGGAATTTCCTATGAAGGGTTTACTCCAGCTTTGGGGAGTGCGTAACATAGCGATAATTTCTCTGTCTGACGGGCTCAATATGAAAAAACCAGCGTTTATCATCACGATCGATACCGAAGGCGATAATCTCTGGCAAAACCACCGGGTTATTAAAACGGAAAACGCCCGCTATCTGGCACGGTTCCAGGCGCTTTGCGAGCGTTTTGGCTTTAAGCCCGTCTGGCTGACGAATTACGAGATGGCGATCGAACCCGTTTTTATTGAGTTTGCCAAAGATGTCATTGCCCGCGGCACGGGGGAGGTGGGCATGCATCTTCATGCCTGGAACAGCCCACCGGAGCACGATCTCACGGGCGATGACTGGCGCTGGCAGCCTTATCTGGTTGAATTCTCGGATGCGGTCATGCGAGAGAAAGTGCTGTTCATGACCCGCCTGCTTGAAGAGACATTTCAGACTAAGATGTTAAGCCATCGCGCCGGGCGTTGGGCATTTGATAGCCGTTACGCCAGGCTGCTTGTTGAGCTGGGCTACCAGGTCGATTGCTCCGTCACGCCGCGCGTGAACTGGCGCAATGCGAAGGGTGCCCCTCAGGGAAGTGGTGGAACGAATTACCAGCACTTCCCCGATCGCGCCTACTTCATTGATATAGAGAATATTTCTCAGGCGGGCAAGAGTACGTTGCTCGAAGTCCCGATGAGCATTCAGTACAAACATCCGGCCTGGCTGAACGCGGTCAAACAAGGATACGATCGACTGCGCGGTAAATACCGTTCTCCGTCAGTTAACTGGTTACGCCCGTCCGGCGGGAATGCGACGGAGATGATTAAGGTTGCGCAACAGTGCCTCTCTCAGGGAAATGACTATGTGGAGTTCATGCTTCACTCGTCGGAATTTATGCCCGGTGGGAGCCCTACGTTTAAAGATGAGGCAGCAATTGAAGGACTGTATCAGGATCTTGAGCAGCTCTTTACCTGGTTATCAGATAAGACGATGGGGATGACGCTGGCGGAGTATTATGCCTGTAAAAAATAACGATGCCCGCCGAGCGGGCATTTTCTTCAACGTTGCCTGATTTGCGAAAAAGGTGTGCTCAACGCAAACAAGGTAACAAAAAAAATCAAGGCTTCTGAGCTCAGTAATATGACGTCGGTCAGGCCATACAGTAACAGCAGAAGCATCGTGGTTAGCAGTAGGCCATTGTTATTTTTAAGCGCGTAAGCGATCATCGACGCAAAGAAGAAGAATAATATCATCAGTCCAGGGATACCCTGCAGCGAATATTTCTCAATAAATTCATTGTGCAAATGAACATTGATATATTTTAGTGCAGTAACGAGATGCGGATGTCCTTCTTTTATATAACGCTGCGTCCATGCCTGCCGATCTTCAACTGACTGCCCCAATGGATGCGCGAGCCCGTTCTGAATACCCACGGACCACATGGAAAAACGCGCGCCGAGTGAGGTTTTGTCATACCCTTTCTCATACTTTTCTATTTCGATTTGCGTCTGCGTTATCTTGGGAGAAATCAATGGCTTGTAGCTAACGATGACAATCCCCGCCACAATACATAAAAAGATCAGAGTTGATTTAAGATGAATTCGTCTGAAGTGGTAAAGTGTGAGCACAATTGCCAAAAGCAAATAGAGGCCCATTGCGGCACGCGTCCCCGTCAGAAGAATGACGAAATAAGAAACTAAGATGGTGAGACCCGCAGCCACATACAGCTTAACGTTTTTCTGCAGATAAAGACTGTATACGAAAGCCAGAGATAACACAGAGTATACGTAAGCTGATACGGTCGCACGATTAATGGCCATCTCAACACGTACCATTCCCTGGGATGCCTGCCATAAGCCATAACCCGAGGCGAGAACAAACCCCGCGCCAGAGGCATAGAAGAAATACTTCTGGAAGGAGGCCTTATCAACATAAGACTTAAACCGGTCAAGATAGAAAATAAGGAAACTTGCTAAAATCAGCTTCTTACTTGAACCGAGGTAATCGCTGTAAGCGTTCAAACCTTCACTATGGTATTCATAAACCATGTACCAGGCAAAATTAAGTAACCCAATCAGCAAAATGGGAAGTGCTATTGAAAAGGGGCGCAGTGTGATTTTTTTATATTCGAGAGCTAACCCGATAATGCTGGCATAAATCGCGATATAGAAAAACTCTCGCTGCTTACCCGAACTGATCAAGGCCAATGCAAGCGAGATAAGGCTCAGAATTAGCGTCAGTTGATAAAGACGCAATTTTACTTTTTCCATAATGCCTCAATAACCCTTTTTTTATAGCTGAAACGAACATCGCTGGATATGAAAAATGATAGCGAATAAAGCGCGTTTACCCGTGATTTAACAAATTTGAGCTGTTGATCGGTAAGGTGTTGCCGATGGTTACTGTAAATATCAAACCAGTGACAATTAACCAGGTTTTTGAACGCTTGCGGAAACGTTTTTTCCATCATTAATGTACATTCAACAAGCATCGTGATTTTACTGGCGTCGAGACGACTCGACAAACTTTCGCTACGTTTGATGTAATAGTAATGGCCCTGGCGTTGATAGCAGATTTTTTCTGCCTGCATGAGCATGGCAGGAAATACCGCAAAGTCTTCGTAACAGACCATCGAGGGAATGGGGTTGCTCTCGTACAACTTTCGATGAATAAACTGACCGATAAGATGTGCCTGAAACTCTTTATGCTGCAAGAAACGCTTTATCGTGTCTCTCTGTGATAAAGAGACGGGCGTAAAGCCCTGCCAGTATGCGTTAATTTTCCTGATATCACGGGTTTCCAGCAAGCGCGTCAGTAGCATATCTGGATGCTGTGCTTTCAAAAAAGCCACTGCGTCCCTGAGGCTGCAGGGCTTCAGTCGATCATCACTATCAAGCATCGTGATGTAATCGCCTGATGCCAGAGACACTGCACTGTTTCGAACATGACCGACGTTACGGTACTCAACGTACCGGGATTGCGCGTGTGGGAACGCAGGCAACCATTTTTCGATAATATCCTGGGTGGCATCATCGGAATTGTCATTAAAGATAATGACTTCAACAGCATCGCCCGCATTATCAATCGCGGCGTGCAGGCTTTCTAACGTAGCATGAAGCGTATCTTCGGCGTTATGCGCGGCAATAATGACGCTAAGAAAAGCCATAGAAATTAGTTTCCCTGAGCATCAATAGCATAGGTGGTTGCGTTAACGTTAGGTAACTCGCAGATAAAATGTTTGAGCTCGCGTAGCGCGTCTTCTGTTACCGCGAATAACGCTTCGCGTTCTTGTGAAAAATAATAACGTGTTTCAAACACATAAGAACAAATGTTGTCGTCATTACCAATCAACAACACGTTGCCAAGTGGACGTTGTTCATGGTGACAGCATGGTCCAAACAGCAACACTACCGGCACACCTACCGCGTCGGCAATATAAACGTTCCCCGAATCCGACGCGATGTAACAGTCCATCTTAGAAATGGCCCAGGGAAGCTCTTCGAGGGAGATTTCACCAATGAGATTGATTAAATTCGGGATTTCACCATAAAGGCGGGTGATATCGTCCATCCACGACTGTTCGTTTGGTGCACCAAAAACATAAAACTCGCAGGGTAAATCGGTGAGGCGATCGATAATTCGCTTCCAGATAATCGGGGGCACGGTCTTGGCTTTGTTCCCCGCAGCGATACTGATCCCAATGCGAATCACGCCGGGTTTATCGAGAATTGCCGGATAGTTTGCGGGCTCGAAGAGCGGTTTTGTGGCGTGCTTTGGTGAGTCTTGCCACGTGAGCGCGCGATCTGCCAGCTTCAGGTAGTTTGTCACCGACAGCGTCTGTTTGCCGTGCTCAACGGTACCGTCAGCGGTTGCATAGAAAATCCCTTGATACCATCTGCGCGTATAAATGCTTAAAAATTGCTTATTTTTTGCATTACATACGGAGGCGAAAAAAAGATTCACATTGTTGGGCTGCAGGAGATACACGTTGTCATAACGATTCATGATCCTGCAGGCAAAGCAGAGCTTACGCCACAGGCTGCGCTTATGCTGCTCGATATAAAAGATCCGATCGATAGTTTCATCATGCTTCGCCAGCGCACCCACGCCGCGACTGATAAGCACATCGCTTTTTTGCAGGTACGCCAGAAGAGGCGTAGCGTTAACAAAATCACCGATTTTAGCTGTCTGAATGACAAGGTTTTTACCTGTATCTTTGCGAAACAGCTTCCGGACGAGCTTCACCGGAAAAAGTAAAATCAGCAGAAATACGTAACTCATGGGTTAAATATCCCTGTTGGAAAGCCAATGGCTACCCTGTAAAAATGAAAAAATAGCATCTGCGCTAATATCTCCCGTTTGCTGAGTCGGGCTGACCATCTGGTGCTGGTTTTCACCGTAACCCCCGATCAAACCGGGATCGGTCGGGCCAAAAATCGTGATGTTTGGACGGCCCAACGCTGCAGTCAAATGGCTTAAGCCCGTATCAACAGAAACGACAGCGTTCGCTCCGGCCAGCTCAGCGGCAACCTGCGCCAGCGTGAGTTTAGGCAAAACGTCCACGTGCGGGAAACCCGCCGCGAGACGTTCAGCACGCTGTCGCTCATGTTCTGCGCCCCACGGCAGTTTAATATGGATGCCGGTAGGTTGCATTAGTTCAATCAGTCTTCGCCAGTGCGTTTCCGGCCAGTGCTTATCGTCGCGCGTTGTGGCATGGAGGAAGATAAGATAGGGCTGCGTTTGGCGAGCGACATCGCTCAGAAAATGCTGCGCAATGGCGTAATCGCCCTGCATTTCCGGTTTCGCATAGCCCAGGCTCTTTGCAAACAGCTCCCGTGTACGTTCGACGGCGTGCTGCTGCTTTGCGATGTGGTGGCGACGGTTATAGAACAGGCTTGCCAGCGGTTCGCGGGCGGTTTGCCAGTCCATACCGTGCTTTACGCCGTGAGCGAGGCGCGTCACCAGCGCGGCGCTTTTGACCAGCCCCTGCGCATCAATGATGGCATCGTAACGCTGAGCCTGAACCGCATCGCGAAAGGCTTTGCGCTCGGCTTTAATCGGCGCGGAAAACCAGGCTTTACGCCAGCGGCGAATCGCCACCGGGATCGCGCGGTCAACCGCTTCATGCCAGGTAGGGATCTGCGCGAAGCCTTCTTCCACCACCCAGTCAAAACGAATGCCGGGAATGGCCCGCATGGCGTCCGTCAGCGACGGCAGCGTGTGCAGAACATCGCCCATTGAAGAGGTTTTAACGATCAGTACCCGCATTCGTTATCCTTCTTCGCTCAACAGCAGTGCGTTGAGTTCGTCGAGCACGTGCTCGGGCGTAATGTCGATCAGGCTCTGGTGATAGCCTTCTGCGGCATCACCTTTGCGCACCTTGTGGTAACCGGTGATCAGGCGGATCACGCGGGCTTTATGCGACAGGGGAGGCGTGAAGTCCGGGCTGCTTGGGCCATACAGCGCCACCAGAGGGCGATCCAGCGCGGCGGCCACGTGCATCAGCCCGGAGTCGTTGCTGACGACGGCCTTACAGGCAGCAATCAGGATAACCGCCTGCTCCAGCTGCGTTTCGCCGGCCAGGTTGCGGCACCACGCCTGCTGTTCAGTACTGAGCGTGGCGAGGATTTCATTGCCCGCGTCGTGATCTTTTGCCGAGCCAAACAGGACAATCTGATAGCCTTCATCGATCAGCTGTTTCGCCAGCTCTGCGTAGTGGTAGTGCGGCCAGCGTTTTGCCGGGCCGAACTCGGCGCCGGGGCAGAAGCCGATCATCGGGCGTTCAGACGAAATGCCAAAGGCGCTACAGGTTTGGGATTTTTCACCCTCATGGACCTGCAGCTGTGGCCACAGCAGCGGCTGCGGCAGATCTTTCGCGCTGCGCATGACGCCTTTGTCGTAGGCCAGCGCCACGTAGCGCTCCACCATCAGCGGCCAGGCCTCTTTATCCAGCACCCGCGCGTCGTTCAGCAGGCCGTAGCGCATTTCACCGCGCCAGCCGGTACGGTGTGGGATGCCGGCAAAGAAAGGCACGAGGGCAGATTTGAAGGAGTTAGGCAGCACATAGGCACGGTCGTAGCGCTTGTCGCGCAGGCTGTGACCGAGCTTGCGGCGTTCGCCAATTTCCAGCGCCCCGTGGCCGAGCGGCATCGGGATCGCCTCGTTCACTTCCGGCATACGCGATAGCAGCGGACGGCACCATGCGGGTGCCATCACGTCGATTATCGCCTGGGGATAGCGCGCCTTGAGCGTGCGATAGAGACTTTGCGACATCATCATGTCGCCCACCCAGGACGGGCCTACCACCAAAATTTTCATACTTATGCGTCGCGGTTCAGCCAGGCCATATATTCCGTCACGCCTTCGGCAACGGTTTTGAACGGCTTGTCGTAGCCCGCCGCACGCAGGTTGGTCAGGTCTGCCTGGGTGAATGCCTGGTAGCGACCTTTCAGTTTTTCCGGGAACGGAATGTACTCAAGGCTGCCTTTCTTGTGGTACGCCAGCGCGGCATCTGCCACTGCCTGGAAGGATTCTGCGCGGCCCGTACCCAGGTTGAAGATGCCGGATACGCCGTTTTCCAGGAACCACAGGTTCACGGCTGCCACATCGCCCACGTAAACGAAGTCACGCTTGAAGCCGTCGCTGCCTTCGAACAGTTTCGGACTTTCGCCGTTATTGAGCTGGGTGTTGAGATGGAACGCCACGCTCGCCATGCTGCCTTTGTGACCTTCGCGCGGTCCATAAACGTTGAAGTAGCGGAAGCCGACGATCTGCGAGTTCGCTTCTGGCAGTACCTGACGCACATACTCGTCAAACAGGAACTTGGAATAGCCGTAAACGTTCAGCGGCTGCTCGTATTCGCGGGATTCGATAAAGTCAGACGTACGCCCGCCGTAAGTGGCCGCTGAAGAGGCATACAGGAACGGAATTTCACGTTCCAGACAATAGTGCAGGAGTTCTTTAGAGTACTGATAGTTGTTATCCATCATGTACTTGCCGTCCCACTCGGTGGTGGAAGAACATGCACCTTCGTGGAAGATGGCGTCGATATCGCCGAGCTCTTCACCGGCCATGATCTGGATAAGGAAGTCTTCTTTATCCATATAGTCAGCGATGTTCAGATCCACCAGGTTTACAAACTTGGTGCCGTCTTTCAGGTTATCCACCACCAGAATGTCGGTGATGCCTTTGTCATTGAGGGCCTTGATAATATTGCTGCCGATAAAGCCTGCGCCGCCGGTAACGATGATCATAACTGTAACCTTTGAAGTGTTGAGCCCGGGGACAATCCCGGACGCTAATCTTTCTATCATATCATTAGTATGGCTGCCCTTCAGCCATTCACCGACATAGGGCAAGGGTACACGTGATTTATGCTGCAAAAACGAGAAGAGATACTGCGTCATCTCGTCATGAAGTATAGGTTTGGGTAATATGTGCCGAAATTTGCCGAGTCTGGAGAATGCAATGCGTGGTGATTTTTACAAACAGTTAAACAGCGACCTCGACACCGCACGTGCGGAAGGGTTGTTCAAAGAAGAGCGTATTATCACGTCTGCCCAGCAGGCGGACATCACCGTTGCCGATGGCAGCCATGTGATTAACTTTTGTGCGAACAACTATCTGGGTCTTGCGAATCACCCTGAGCTGATTGCCGCGGCGAAAAACGGCATGGACACCCACGGTTTCGGCATGGCCTCCGTGCGCTTTATCTGCGGCACCCAGGACAGCCACAAGCAGCTGGAGAAAAAGCTGGCGAGCTTCCTCGGAATGGAAGACGCGATTCTGTACTCCTCCTGCTTCGACGCCAACGGCGGTCTGTTTGAAACCCTGCTCGGCGCAGAAGATGCGATTATCTCCGATGCCCTGAACCACGCCTCTATCATCGACGGCGTGCGCCTGTGTAAAGCGAAGCGTTTCCGCTACGCTAACAACGATATGGCCGAGCTGGAAGCGCGCCTGAAAGAGGCCCGTGAAGCCGGTGCTCGCCACGTGCTGATCGCCACCGACGGCGTCTTCTCCATGGACGGCGTGATCGCCAACCTGAAGGGCGTGTGCGACCTGGCGGACAAATACGACGCGCTGGTGATGGTTGATGACTCCCACGCGGTCGGCTTTGTCGGCGAAAACGGCCGTGGCTCCCACGAATACTGCGACGTGATGGGGCGCGTGGACATTATCACCGGCACGCTGGGCAAAGCGCTCGGCGGCGCGTCCGGCGGCTACACCGCCGCGCGGAAAGAAGTGGTTGAGTGGCTGCGTCAGCGCTCCCGTCCGTACCTGTTCTCTAACTCTCTGGCCCCGGCTATCGTTTCTGCCTCCATTAAGGTTCTGGAGATGGTTGAGTCCGGCGCTGAGCTGCGCGACCGCCTGTGGTCCAACGCCCGTCTGTTCCGCGAAAAAATGAGCGCAGCAGGGTTTACCCTGGCCGGTGCTGACCACGCGATCATTCCGGTCATGCTGGGCGATGCGGTTATCGCGCAGAACTTTGCCCGCGAACTGCAGAAAGAAGGGATTTACGTCACCGGGTTCTTCTTCCCGGTGGTGCCAAAAGGTCAGGCGCGTATCCGCACCCAGATGTCCGCGGCGCACTCGCCTGAACAAATTGAACGTGCGGTAGAAGCCTTTACCCGCATCGGCAAACAGCTGGGCGTAATTGCCTGAGGACGTGTGATGAAAGCGTTATCCAAACTGAAAGCGGAAGAAGGGATTTGGATGACCGACGTGCCGGAGCCGGAAGTCGGTCATAACGATCTGCTGATCAAAATTCGTAAAACCGCCATCTGCGGTACTGACGTTCACATCTACAACTGGGACCAGTGGTCGCAAAAAACCATTCCGGTTCCGATGGTTGTCGGTCACGAATACGTCGGCGAAGTGGTGGGTATTGGCCAGGAAGTGAAAGGCTTCAAAATCGGCGACCGCGTTTCCGGCGAAGGCCACATCACCTGCGGCCACTGCCGTAACTGCCGCGGCGGACGCACGCATCTGTGCCGCAACACCGTCGGCGTGGGCGTGAACCGCCCTGGCTGCTTCGCGGAATACCTGGTGATCCCGGCCTTCAACGCGTTCAAAATCCCGGACAACATCTCTGACGATCTGGCCTCTATCTTTGACCCGTTCGGCAACGCGGTACACACTGCGCTCTCTTTCGACCTGGTCGGCGAAGACGTGCTGGTCTCCGGCGCGGGCCCCATCGGCATTATGGCGGCAGCCGTAGCGAAGCACGTGGGTGCGCGCAACGTTGTGATCACCGACGTGAATGAATACCGTCTGTCGCTGGCGCGCAAAATGGGCGTCACCCGTGCGGTGGATGTCTCGAAAGAGAACCTGACTGACGTGATGGAAGAGTTGGGCATGACCGAAGGGTTTGACGTGGGTCTGGAGATGTCCGGCGCGCCACCGGCGTTCCGCACCATGCTCGACACCATGAACCACGGTGGCCGTATCGCGATGCTGGGTATTCCACCGTCCGATATGTCTATCGACTGGAACAAAGTTATCTTCAAAGGGCTGTTCATCAAAGGTATCTATGGCCGCGAGATGTTCGAGACCTGGTACAAGATGGCAGCGCTGATCCAGTCTGGTCTGGATCTCTCCCCGATCATTACTCATCATTTCTCTATCGATGAGTTCCAGCAGGGCTTTGACGCGATGCGTTCAGGTCAGTCAGGGAAAGTTATCCTGAGCTGGGATAAGTAATTAAAAAGGGGCCCCTGGCCCCTTGTCATTATGCGGCTGAGCTATCCTGGCTCAGCTTATTCAATACTTTGGCCGAAATGTCATTAATATCAATTTTATTATGGCGCTTATCATAAATAAGTTGTTCTGAGTGCTCACCGACAGGTGAAAAAATCGTATTCCCCTCAAAGTTTTTATTATGATCAAGCAGCATTGAAAAGTAGATGGCGATAAGGCTCTTATCAAATGCACAGGCAATATGTACGATGGCGGTATCAACAGAGACGACCAAATCAGCCTTTTTGATCAGCGTGATAGCATCCCAAAGTGATTTGAACCGACAAACCGTAATGTTCGCGTTGTCGAAGCTAAGATCTGCTAATTTCTTACCCTCACCAATGATAAATACGTGAGTGTCCTGGTGCTGTGCAATATCATGCGCCAGTTTTTCCAGCTGGGTCTTGGAAAGGCTGCGCTCGGAAACGCTTGCGAAAGGATTAAGCACTACGATTTTGTTCCCATCGTGGGGTTTCAGATAACGATCGATGAAATCCTCATGCTCGGGCACCACGGGTAATGAGTAGCGAAGGAAATCTGGCTTAACGTTCAAGACGTTAAGTATTTCCTTCTGTGGATGGGTAATGTGAAACTCGGAATTTATGGGCAACATTAAGTTATAGGGTTTATCCAGCCAGCCACCAAATCCGATCGCATATTTATAATGGATTTTATGAAGAAGCTGAGTGTTGAATAACTCTTTTCTCTTCATCCATGAGTAATGACTTATTACTAAATCTGTCTCAATGGTTTTCATTGCAGGTATATTGTTGATGTCGGCAATATAGACTTCATCAATATCCGTCATTTTTTCAAAAAGATCGCGATTTCGCTCCTCGACAATTACCTGCAATGTATAACCTGCTTCTTTAAGGCTACGCCAGGTTCCGGTATGGCATACCGCATCACCAATGCCGAGATCGACAAAAGGAAAAAGGATCCGCTTCACGCTGGAAACATCGATTTTTTCCTGCCGCTTGTCCTGTAATCGTCGCGATACGGAAAGTAGCGTTAATCGTCTTTTTAATTCTTTCGTTTTATGGTTTCGCTGCCTGTTAATTTCCTTTAAATATCCGATAATTTTCTTCATAATTGCGCTAAACCAAATTAATCAATTAAATTGCGGTTAGTATAATCTTAACGTTCGCGAAAAGAAATGATGGTAAAACCCGAGCGTGGGATTCGATTTTTTTATTATATTAAACAATGAGTTGGTTAATTTTTAGTTGGTGACGGTCTTTTGTCTTTCCCAGGGCGCAACAAATGCATTTCCGATCATGCGCACATTTTCTCGTAAATAATAAATGAGGTTCAGATCCGGAGATGACAGTAGAGATAGTTGGCGCTATCTTTTG is a genomic window containing:
- a CDS encoding O-antigen ligase family protein; amino-acid sequence: MEKVKLRLYQLTLILSLISLALALISSGKQREFFYIAIYASIIGLALEYKKITLRPFSIALPILLIGLLNFAWYMVYEYHSEGLNAYSDYLGSSKKLILASFLIFYLDRFKSYVDKASFQKYFFYASGAGFVLASGYGLWQASQGMVRVEMAINRATVSAYVYSVLSLAFVYSLYLQKNVKLYVAAGLTILVSYFVILLTGTRAAMGLYLLLAIVLTLYHFRRIHLKSTLIFLCIVAGIVIVSYKPLISPKITQTQIEIEKYEKGYDKTSLGARFSMWSVGIQNGLAHPLGQSVEDRQAWTQRYIKEGHPHLVTALKYINVHLHNEFIEKYSLQGIPGLMILFFFFASMIAYALKNNNGLLLTTMLLLLLYGLTDVILLSSEALIFFVTLFALSTPFSQIRQR
- a CDS encoding glycosyltransferase family 4 protein, which encodes MKKHRLAIVRQKYRPDGGAERFVSRALTALSNQNLELNVITREWQGEKQDDWHIHICDPRKWGRISRERGFAHAARALWHQQQFDIVQSHERIPGCDIYRAGDGVHQRWLLQRARILPAWRAQMLMHDRYHRYVMHAERDMYQAPELKAVICNAEMIKREIIEDFDIDAKKIHVIYNSIDCSRFVPAQEAQRAALRQQFGLPADAIVFCFVGSGFERKGLASAIQAIAGTEALLIVVGQDKAENRYRALARSLGCEGQIRFLGMQKETLPFYQLSDGLLLPTLYDPFPNVILEAMACGLPVITSTSCGGAEFIEQGKNGFYCDALDISTLKEAIAAIPSLEKNNNMGLAARERVKEATPEKLSSQLISLYQKLLD
- the rfaQ gene encoding putative lipopolysaccharide heptosyltransferase III produces the protein MMMNNLPDTPDLRILLIKLRHHGDMLLTTPVIDSLRQKWPEAKIDVLLYEETRDMLAAHPAIGTIYGIDRKWKQLGTLGHLQKEWQLLSTLRAQRYHLVINLADQWRSAIVTRFTGAPVRLGFAFNKRDNAFWRFCHTDLVSVENHASLHTVEQNLSILSSLPVAAKPDVTMAYTADDWQYARQKLTQHGVGERYIVIQPTSRWFFKCWDEGKMAQTITTLQQEGHTIVLTAGPDKKEMAMIDRILAASPKTGVVSLAGQLTLRQLASLIDRACLFIGVDSVPMHMAAALQTPCVALFGPSKLTFWSPWQVNGEVIWAGDYGPLPDPDAIDTNTKERYLNAIPVDAVVSAARRYL
- a CDS encoding glycosyltransferase family 9 protein; protein product: MSYVFLLILLFPVKLVRKLFRKDTGKNLVIQTAKIGDFVNATPLLAYLQKSDVLISRGVGALAKHDETIDRIFYIEQHKRSLWRKLCFACRIMNRYDNVYLLQPNNVNLFFASVCNAKNKQFLSIYTRRWYQGIFYATADGTVEHGKQTLSVTNYLKLADRALTWQDSPKHATKPLFEPANYPAILDKPGVIRIGISIAAGNKAKTVPPIIWKRIIDRLTDLPCEFYVFGAPNEQSWMDDITRLYGEIPNLINLIGEISLEELPWAISKMDCYIASDSGNVYIADAVGVPVVLLFGPCCHHEQRPLGNVLLIGNDDNICSYVFETRYYFSQEREALFAVTEDALRELKHFICELPNVNATTYAIDAQGN
- a CDS encoding glycosyltransferase family 2 protein, producing MAFLSVIIAAHNAEDTLHATLESLHAAIDNAGDAVEVIIFNDNSDDATQDIIEKWLPAFPHAQSRYVEYRNVGHVRNSAVSLASGDYITMLDSDDRLKPCSLRDAVAFLKAQHPDMLLTRLLETRDIRKINAYWQGFTPVSLSQRDTIKRFLQHKEFQAHLIGQFIHRKLYESNPIPSMVCYEDFAVFPAMLMQAEKICYQRQGHYYYIKRSESLSSRLDASKITMLVECTLMMEKTFPQAFKNLVNCHWFDIYSNHRQHLTDQQLKFVKSRVNALYSLSFFISSDVRFSYKKRVIEALWKK
- a CDS encoding polysaccharide deacetylase family protein; this encodes MKKPAFIITIDTEGDNLWQNHRVIKTENARYLARFQALCERFGFKPVWLTNYEMAIEPVFIEFAKDVIARGTGEVGMHLHAWNSPPEHDLTGDDWRWQPYLVEFSDAVMREKVLFMTRLLEETFQTKMLSHRAGRWAFDSRYARLLVELGYQVDCSVTPRVNWRNAKGAPQGSGGTNYQHFPDRAYFIDIENISQAGKSTLLEVPMSIQYKHPAWLNAVKQGYDRLRGKYRSPSVNWLRPSGGNATEMIKVAQQCLSQGNDYVEFMLHSSEFMPGGSPTFKDEAAIEGLYQDLEQLFTWLSDKTMGMTLAEYYACKK